Genomic window (Candidatus Methylomirabilota bacterium):
CCCTCAGAGCCTCGACGAGCGAGCCATCAACACCATCCGCTTCCTGTCGGTCGACGCCGTGCAGAAGGCGAACTCCGGCCACCCCGGCCTGCCGATGGGCGCGGCCGCGCCGGCCTACGTGCTGTGGACCCGGTTCCTCCGCCACAACCCGTCCGACCCCGCCTGGCCTGACCGCGACCGCTTCGTCCTCTCGGCGGGTCACGGCTCCATGCTTCTGTACTCGCTCCTGCACCTCACGGGCTACGACCTGCCGCTCGAGCAGATCAAGCAGTTCCGTCAGTGGGGAAGTCTCACCCCGGGGCACCCGGAGAGTCACCTGACGAAGGGAGTCGAGGCGACGACCGGGCCGCTCGGGCAGGGCATCGGCAACGCCGTCGGCATGGCGCTCGCCGAGGCGCACCTGGCCGCGCGCTTCAACCGGCCGGGGCACGACATCATCAACCACTACACCTACGTCCTGGCGGGTGATGGCGACATGATGGAAGGCGTGCAGGCCGAGGCCGTTTCCCTCGCCGGCCACCTCAAGCTCGGCAAGCTCATCGTCCTCTACGACGACAACGGCATCTCCCTCGCGGGCAGTACCTCGGTCTCGTTCAACGAAGACGTCCAAGCCCGCTTTGCCGCCTACGGCTGGCACGTCCAGGCGGTGGAGAACGGCAACGACCTGGGCGCGGCGGACAAGGCTCTCCGGGCCGCCCAGCAGGTCGGCGACCGCCCCTCGCTCATCGCGGTGCGCACGGTCATCGGCTACGGCGCGCCTCACAAGCAGGGCACCTTCCATGTCCATGGAAGCCCGCTGGGACCCGATGAGGTCAAGGCGGCCAAGGAGAACCTGGGCTGGCCCGTCGAGCCGCCGTTTCTCGTTCCCGACGACGTGAGCGCGCACTTCCGCGCCGCGGTGGAGCGCGGCGCCAAGGAGCAGGATGAGTGGCGCCGACGCCTGGCTGCCTACCAGGCCGCCTTCCCCGATCTCGCCGCCGAGCTCAACCGGCGGATGGTCGGCGCGCTGCCCGCGGCCTGGGACGCTGACCTGCCAACTTTCCCCGCCGATCCGAAAGGCCTGGCGACGCGGAAGGCCTCGGAGGGCCTCATGCAGGCGTTAGCAAAGAAGCTGCCCGAGCTCGCGGGCGGCTCGGCGGACCTCGACCCCTCCACGTTCACGTGGCTCAAGGGGCAGGGCGATTTCGCGCCAGCGTCGCAGCCGCAGGAGGGCGTGCAGGGGGCGGTGGGAGGAGCGTGGGACTACAGCGGGCGAAATGTCCACTTCGGCGTCCGCGAGCACGCGATGGGCGCCGTCGTGAACGGCATGGCGTATCACGGCGGCTTCATTCCCTACGGCTCGACCTTCCTGGTCTTCTCCGATTACATGCGCGGGGCGGTCCGCCTCTCGGCGCTCGCGCGCCTCGGCTCCATCTGGGTCTACACCCACGACAGCATCGGCGTGGGCGAGGACGGCCCGACGCACCAGCCGGTGGAGCACTTTCTGGCGCTCCGGGCCATCCCCGACCTGCTGTTCATCCGACCCGGCGACGCGAACGAGACGGCGTGGGCGTGGAAGGTCGCGATCCGGGAGCGCCACCGGCCGACGGCTCTGGCGCTGTCCCGCCAGAACGTGCCGACGCTCGACCGCTCCGTGTACGCCTCCGCCGAGGGACT
Coding sequences:
- the tkt gene encoding transketolase — translated: MTPQSLDERAINTIRFLSVDAVQKANSGHPGLPMGAAAPAYVLWTRFLRHNPSDPAWPDRDRFVLSAGHGSMLLYSLLHLTGYDLPLEQIKQFRQWGSLTPGHPESHLTKGVEATTGPLGQGIGNAVGMALAEAHLAARFNRPGHDIINHYTYVLAGDGDMMEGVQAEAVSLAGHLKLGKLIVLYDDNGISLAGSTSVSFNEDVQARFAAYGWHVQAVENGNDLGAADKALRAAQQVGDRPSLIAVRTVIGYGAPHKQGTFHVHGSPLGPDEVKAAKENLGWPVEPPFLVPDDVSAHFRAAVERGAKEQDEWRRRLAAYQAAFPDLAAELNRRMVGALPAAWDADLPTFPADPKGLATRKASEGLMQALAKKLPELAGGSADLDPSTFTWLKGQGDFAPASQPQEGVQGAVGGAWDYSGRNVHFGVREHAMGAVVNGMAYHGGFIPYGSTFLVFSDYMRGAVRLSALARLGSIWVYTHDSIGVGEDGPTHQPVEHFLALRAIPDLLFIRPGDANETAWAWKVAIRERHRPTALALSRQNVPTLDRSVYASAEGLTRGAYVLNPRAGAARPDIILIATGSEVQLIVAAEPVLAAKGITARLVSMPCWELFEEQSAEYRESVLPRSVTARLAVEMGCSLGWERWTGTDGATVTLDRFGASAPGEVLMKELGFTTERVVGAAEALLARTGRTSRS